In Oncorhynchus kisutch isolate 150728-3 linkage group LG7, Okis_V2, whole genome shotgun sequence, one DNA window encodes the following:
- the LOC109894583 gene encoding L-threonine 3-dehydrogenase, mitochondrial: MLSGMRVCVPSAAALFGSLCHGCRSWARSLSFRGFSWSPRKISRWNSQDSIDLPPAENPRILITGGLGQLGVGLAEILRKQYGTENVILSDIKKPPPEVCRSGPFVYADVLDFKNLRELVVNNRITWLVHYSALLSVVGEANVALARKINITGLHNVLDLALESCLRLFVPSTIGAFGPSSPRDPAPDLCVQRPRTIYGVSKVHGELMGEYLHHKYGLDFRCLRYPGVISANTQPGGGTTDYAVQIFHDALSTGHHECYLRADTRLPMMHVGDCHRATVEFMQAPECQLSLRTYNIDAMSFTPEEVATEIRKHLPHLKVTYNPDSVRQTIADSWPVRFDDSNARRDWGWKSTYGLEELVSDMLSSIRDKRTNAGLPVS, from the exons ATGCTATCGGGTATGCGGGTCTGTGTGCCCTCCGCTGCAGCTCTATTTGGCTCGTTGTGCCATGGCTGTCGCAGCTGGGCACGTAGTTTGTCATTCCGGGGTTTTAGTTGGTCGCCCCGAAAGATCAGCCGGTGGAACAGTCAAGATTCCATTGACCTACCTCCTGCGGAGAACCCACGAATTCTCATCACAG GTGGCCTTGGACAGTTAGGTGTGGGGCTTGCAGAAATCCTGAG GAAACAGTATGGAACAGAAAACGTTATCCTATCGGATATCAAGAAGCCTCCACCAGAAGTGTGCAGAAGTG gcCCGTTTGTGTATGCTGACGTGTTGGACTTTAAGAACCTCAGAGAGTTGGTGGTGAATAACCGCATCACCTGGCTGGTGCATTACAGTGCTCTACTCAGTGTTGTGGGAGAGGCAAATGTGGCCCTGGCACGCAAGATCAATATCACAG GGCTTCATAATGTGCTGGACCTGGCTCTAGAGAGCTGTTTACGTCTCTTTGTCCCCAGCACCATCGGAGCCTTTGGCCCTTCTTCTCCCCGTGACCCTGCACCTGACCTGTGTGTCCAGAGGCCTCGCACCATTTATGGGGTTTCCAAAGTGCATGGCGAACTGATGGGGGAG TATCTTCATCACAAGTATGGACTGGACTTCCGCTGCCTACGCTATCCTGGCGTCATCTCAGCTAACACACAGCCTGGGGGAGGAACAACAG ACTATGCTGTCCAGATTTTTCACGATGCCCTCAGCACGGGTCACCACGAGTGCTATTTACGCGCTGACACGCGTCTGCCGATGATGCATGTTGGTGACTGCCACCGTGCGACTGTGGAGTTCATGCAGGCCCCGGAATGCCAGCTGTCGCTGCGCACATACAACATCGATGCCATGAGCTTCACCCCTGAGGAAGTGGCCACGGAAATCCGCAAGCACCTGCCCCACCTCAAGGTCACCTATAACCCTGACTCTGTCCGCCAGACAATTG CGGACAGCTGGCCGGTGAGGTTTGATGACTCCAACGCACGGAGAGATTGGGGCTGGAAGTCGACATATGGGCTTGAGGAGCTCGTCTCAGACATGCTGAGCTCCATCCGTGACAAGAGGACCAACGCCGGACTGCCAGTCAGCTAG